Proteins from one Panicum virgatum strain AP13 chromosome 7K, P.virgatum_v5, whole genome shotgun sequence genomic window:
- the LOC120639697 gene encoding sterol 3-beta-glucosyltransferase UGT80A2-like isoform X2: MATEGSGSGVAGAAGGEEPAPSASNGDRTRSSPPAAGSSSADDRGLHRASTMPGVIKNDEITNETAGPSNLERSRTERRRQSNPADDPAKQLFDERIPIKKKLKMLNRIATVKDDGTVVVDVPSGLEPAAACGTEDGYTEVAVDESLDGTDIPYRPPMQIVILIVGTRGDVQPFVAIGKRLQDYGHRVRLATHANFKEFVLTAGLEFYPLGGDPKVLAEYMVKNKGFLPSGPSEIAIQRKQIKEIIFSLLPACKDPDPDTGIPFKVDAIIANPPAYGHTHVAEALKVPIHIFFTMPWTPTSEFPHPLSRVKQSAGYRLSYQIVDSMIWLGIRDMINEFRKKKLKLRPVTYLSGAQGSGNDIPHGYIWSPHLVPKPKDWGPKIDVVGFCFLDLASNYVPPEPLVKWLEAGDKPIYVGFGSLPVQEPQKMTEIIVKALEITGQRGIINKGWGGLGTLAEPKDFVYLLDNCPHDWLFLQCKAVVHHGGAGTTAAGLKAACPTTIVPFFGDQPFWGDRVHARGLGPPPIPVDQFGLQKLVDAIKFMLEPAVKEKAVELSKAMESEDGVAGAVRAFLRHLPSKTEEQSPPQSSSFLEFLGPVSKCLGCS; this comes from the exons ATGGCGACCGaggggagcggcagcggcgtcgCGGGAGCGGCAGGAGGGGAGGAGCCGGCGCCCTCTGCTTCCAACGGGGACCGCACGAGGAGTAGCCCCCCGGCCGCGGGGTCATCCTCCGCAG ATGACAGAGGCCTCCATAGAGCAAGTACCATGCCAGGGGTGATTAAGAATGATGAAATAACCAATGAAACTGCAGGCCCATCAAATTTGGAAAGGTCCAGAACTGAGCGTCGCCGGCAAAGCAATCCAGCTGATGATCCTGCTAAACAGTTATTTGATGAAAGGATTCCAATAAAAAAGAAG CTCAAAATGCTAAATCGGATTGCTACAGTAAAGGATGATGGAACTGTGGTTGTTGATGTACCAAGTGGTTTGGAACCAGCTGCAGCTTGTGGGACAGAGGATGGTTATACTGAAGTTGCTGTTGACGAATCATTGGATGGAACAGACATACCATACAGGCCTCCTATGCAAATTGTTATACTTATTGTGGGTACACGAGGAGATGTGCAACCATTTGTTGCTATAGGAAAACGCTTACAG GATTATGGGCACCGTGTGCGATTGGCAACTCATGCCAACTTTAAGGAGTTTGTACTAACAGCTGGCCTGGAGTTTTACCCGCTTGGTGGAGATCCCAAAGTACTTGCTGAAT ACATGGTGAAGAATAAAGGATTCCTACCTTCGGGACCATCAGAAATTGCTATTCAAAGAAAACAGATTAAAGAAATAATATTTTCTTTGCTGCCCGCATGCAAGGATCCTGATCCTGACACTGGCATTCCTTTCAAAGTAGATGCAATTATTGCGAACCCACCTGCTTATG GACATACGCATGTGGCGGAAGCACTAAAAGTACCAATTCATATATTCTTTACCATGCCATGGAC GCCAACTAGTGAATTTCCTCATCCTCTTTCTCGTGTCAAGCAATCTGCCGGATATCGA CTTTCATATCAAATTGTGGACTCAATGATTTGGCTTGGAATAAGAGATATGATAAATGAATTTAGAAAGAAAAAGTTGAAGCTGCGCCCTGTAACATACCTAAGTGGCGCACAGGGTTCTGGCAATGACATTCCTCATGGATACATTTGGAGTCCTCATCTAGTCCCCAAACCAAAAG ATTGGGGCCCCAAGATTGATGTTGTTGGATTTTGCTTCCTTGATCTGGCTTCCAATTATGTGCCTCCTGAACCACTTGTGAAATGGCTTGAAGCTGGTGACAAGCCCATATATGTTGGTTTTGGTAGCCTT CCAGTTCAAGAGCCACAAAAGATGACTGAAATTATTGTCAAAGCACTGGAAATTACTGGACAGAGAGGTATCATTAACAAAGGCTGGGGTGGCCTTGGGACCT tgGCAGAACCAAAAGATTTTGTATATCTACTGGACAACTGCCCTCACGACTGGCTTTTTCTGCAGTGTAAGGCAGTG GTGCATCATGGTGGTGCTGGAACTACAGCTGCTGGTCTTAAAGCGGCA TGTCCTACAACTATTGTACCTTTCTTCGGTGACCAACCTTTCTGGGGCGATCGGGTGCACGCAAGAGGGCTAGGGCCTCCACCAATTCCAGTTGATCAATTTGGTTTGCAGAAATTGGTTGATGCTATAAAGTTCATGCTTGAACCAGCG GTGAAAGAGAAGGCTGTGGAGCTGTCTAAAGCCATGGAATCTGAAGACGGGGTGGCAGGTGCTGTTAGGGCATTCCTCAGACACCTGCCTTCAAAAACTGAGGAACAGAGTCCCCCACAATCATCAAGCTTCCTGGAGTTCCTAGGCCCAGTAAGTAAATGTTTGGGCTGCTCATAG
- the LOC120639697 gene encoding sterol 3-beta-glucosyltransferase UGT80A2-like isoform X1 — protein MATEGSGSGVAGAAGGEEPAPSASNGDRTRSSPPAAGSSSAVDDRGLHRASTMPGVIKNDEITNETAGPSNLERSRTERRRQSNPADDPAKQLFDERIPIKKKLKMLNRIATVKDDGTVVVDVPSGLEPAAACGTEDGYTEVAVDESLDGTDIPYRPPMQIVILIVGTRGDVQPFVAIGKRLQDYGHRVRLATHANFKEFVLTAGLEFYPLGGDPKVLAEYMVKNKGFLPSGPSEIAIQRKQIKEIIFSLLPACKDPDPDTGIPFKVDAIIANPPAYGHTHVAEALKVPIHIFFTMPWTPTSEFPHPLSRVKQSAGYRLSYQIVDSMIWLGIRDMINEFRKKKLKLRPVTYLSGAQGSGNDIPHGYIWSPHLVPKPKDWGPKIDVVGFCFLDLASNYVPPEPLVKWLEAGDKPIYVGFGSLPVQEPQKMTEIIVKALEITGQRGIINKGWGGLGTLAEPKDFVYLLDNCPHDWLFLQCKAVVHHGGAGTTAAGLKAACPTTIVPFFGDQPFWGDRVHARGLGPPPIPVDQFGLQKLVDAIKFMLEPAVKEKAVELSKAMESEDGVAGAVRAFLRHLPSKTEEQSPPQSSSFLEFLGPVSKCLGCS, from the exons ATGGCGACCGaggggagcggcagcggcgtcgCGGGAGCGGCAGGAGGGGAGGAGCCGGCGCCCTCTGCTTCCAACGGGGACCGCACGAGGAGTAGCCCCCCGGCCGCGGGGTCATCCTCCGCAG TAGATGACAGAGGCCTCCATAGAGCAAGTACCATGCCAGGGGTGATTAAGAATGATGAAATAACCAATGAAACTGCAGGCCCATCAAATTTGGAAAGGTCCAGAACTGAGCGTCGCCGGCAAAGCAATCCAGCTGATGATCCTGCTAAACAGTTATTTGATGAAAGGATTCCAATAAAAAAGAAG CTCAAAATGCTAAATCGGATTGCTACAGTAAAGGATGATGGAACTGTGGTTGTTGATGTACCAAGTGGTTTGGAACCAGCTGCAGCTTGTGGGACAGAGGATGGTTATACTGAAGTTGCTGTTGACGAATCATTGGATGGAACAGACATACCATACAGGCCTCCTATGCAAATTGTTATACTTATTGTGGGTACACGAGGAGATGTGCAACCATTTGTTGCTATAGGAAAACGCTTACAG GATTATGGGCACCGTGTGCGATTGGCAACTCATGCCAACTTTAAGGAGTTTGTACTAACAGCTGGCCTGGAGTTTTACCCGCTTGGTGGAGATCCCAAAGTACTTGCTGAAT ACATGGTGAAGAATAAAGGATTCCTACCTTCGGGACCATCAGAAATTGCTATTCAAAGAAAACAGATTAAAGAAATAATATTTTCTTTGCTGCCCGCATGCAAGGATCCTGATCCTGACACTGGCATTCCTTTCAAAGTAGATGCAATTATTGCGAACCCACCTGCTTATG GACATACGCATGTGGCGGAAGCACTAAAAGTACCAATTCATATATTCTTTACCATGCCATGGAC GCCAACTAGTGAATTTCCTCATCCTCTTTCTCGTGTCAAGCAATCTGCCGGATATCGA CTTTCATATCAAATTGTGGACTCAATGATTTGGCTTGGAATAAGAGATATGATAAATGAATTTAGAAAGAAAAAGTTGAAGCTGCGCCCTGTAACATACCTAAGTGGCGCACAGGGTTCTGGCAATGACATTCCTCATGGATACATTTGGAGTCCTCATCTAGTCCCCAAACCAAAAG ATTGGGGCCCCAAGATTGATGTTGTTGGATTTTGCTTCCTTGATCTGGCTTCCAATTATGTGCCTCCTGAACCACTTGTGAAATGGCTTGAAGCTGGTGACAAGCCCATATATGTTGGTTTTGGTAGCCTT CCAGTTCAAGAGCCACAAAAGATGACTGAAATTATTGTCAAAGCACTGGAAATTACTGGACAGAGAGGTATCATTAACAAAGGCTGGGGTGGCCTTGGGACCT tgGCAGAACCAAAAGATTTTGTATATCTACTGGACAACTGCCCTCACGACTGGCTTTTTCTGCAGTGTAAGGCAGTG GTGCATCATGGTGGTGCTGGAACTACAGCTGCTGGTCTTAAAGCGGCA TGTCCTACAACTATTGTACCTTTCTTCGGTGACCAACCTTTCTGGGGCGATCGGGTGCACGCAAGAGGGCTAGGGCCTCCACCAATTCCAGTTGATCAATTTGGTTTGCAGAAATTGGTTGATGCTATAAAGTTCATGCTTGAACCAGCG GTGAAAGAGAAGGCTGTGGAGCTGTCTAAAGCCATGGAATCTGAAGACGGGGTGGCAGGTGCTGTTAGGGCATTCCTCAGACACCTGCCTTCAAAAACTGAGGAACAGAGTCCCCCACAATCATCAAGCTTCCTGGAGTTCCTAGGCCCAGTAAGTAAATGTTTGGGCTGCTCATAG